Below is a genomic region from Betta splendens chromosome 8, fBetSpl5.4, whole genome shotgun sequence.
TGCATCGTCAATAGTTGATGCAACGGGTTGTACTGCATCACTGATGCAGTACAACAGACAGGAGCCCTGACAGCCATCGTTTGCTCCACGCTCGCGGCCTCCGGCGACGGCGTGTGAGGGTGCGACGCCTTCCagtcctgtctctgctgcattttaatTAGGACACATGCACAAACCCATACGTGAGGTTGAGAGCCCCCCCGCTGTCAGTGAAGACTCATACGTCAGCGTGCCGAGGCGGGTGACCTTTGTGACACGCAGCCGCTGCCTTCAAGACCATCCGTCAGGATTATTGAGCGTTGTCGTCAAAATGAGAGATGACAAAGGTATTAGAATAAGAAGTTTAGCTCCTGTTAATGGATCAACAGAGATTTTGGCTGATATACCAATTAAGGAGAACAATTCATAAAACGCTATACCCTGAGTTTCTATATCTCCTACTTTGGAGATAATGACTCAAATAAGGAGCAGAGAAATCTCATATTATTCAGTAGGTATGTGCTCCTTTTAATTGGCGGGTCACGTCTTTGCATCTTGCAGACTCACTTGCATAAGCCTTTTCCCGCTGTTGCAAACAGCTTTGCATACTGTGATGTACCGGCCTCAGCATAAATGCAATGCGTTTAAATTGGTGGACACGGTGTTTTATAGTTTCTCATAAATTGATGACAAACACAAGTCAATAGAAGCAAATCCAGCTATTTTGGTGACGTTAATCATCAATCGTATTTTCTGCAGAGTCGTTAAAAACTGCAGGTGAGTTGCATTGAGGCATTGTGCTGAGCAACAAACGGAAGGgaatggaggaaggaggaaactgACCTGTTGTTGTCGGAGCCGACTCGTGCTTCAGATCCACTTGCTGCCTCGTGTGGTTTGGTCTCTGAGCCCGTGCGTCCGTCTGAAGCGTCTATTCTTAGCAGGGCCGACTCTGggctgtctgtgtttcctctgtgacGCCATGATCATTTAGTCTTGAAAGGCGTCTCTATGCACATAGACTCATAGAGCGACATCAATGTTTCCCCCCTGCTTCAACTATATGGTGAAAATGGTTCAGTGCTGCCTCACTTTCAGCTTCTGACTGGAGCTCAGGCAGGAACAGGCCTTCTTTGTGTGTTATCATACAAATCGCAGCTGCTTCATGGATGAAAACACAGTGACGTGCGTCCGCGGCACACGGAGGCTCGTGCACGACGGGCCGTCGCggctttatttgtttattgcGTGCGTGTCACTAGAGTTCCAGGCCTGATCCAAGGAGTTGGCTGAACTTCATTCAAACCTGATTTGCATAACAGCTTAGTGTGTCTCGGCCATCTGTTTAAAGCAAGCGCACGCCTTTCAGTCGAGAGAAGAGAACTGGATTTCATTCTGAAGTTTCTGTTTTGGACGCGatggatgcaaaaaaaaaaaacaaataatcccAAAATGTTCCTTTTGTTGTAGTTTAGTACAAAGGCTGCAGGCGAATGGGGTCGATGGTGCAGATGAGGAAGTCAGCACCAGTTAATGCGTATTGACCTCCAGCCATCCGTCCTCGCCAGAGCTCCACTGATTTCTGGTCCCGGCTCTGAAAACCCGGGTCAAATGTTGGTTGGTTGAGACCAAATACAAGCAATAAAGAGTTTGCTTGGTTTGTTGCGCTCTTGTTCTTAAAGCAGACGTTGCTCATTGAGTTTACGTTGAGCAGAGACCGTAAAGTTAATCCGTTGAAAAGCATCCGGCTCGCTGAGTTGCGTGTAATGATCCGGGCCCGCGACCAGGCCGTTAATGAATCGGTTCTCCGGAACACTGTGCCGGTGTAATTACAGATTTAAACAAGCAGAGCTTCTGTGAGACCCCGAGACAAAATAACCAAGACTCTGAATAACAGCCTGCTGGGAAACCGTGGGTTTAACATTTTCTGAAGACATATTTGTGTTCTGGACGGACTGGTAGTGATGCCaggtgctggttctgtgtgaTCACAGTAATagggcagacacacactgccACCCAGTGTGGCGAATGGGTAAAATCCTCCCTGACATTTATATATTAGTGAATGCTGGAGAGACGGGGGCCGCGGCTGGGAAATTAAAGCGAGCGGAGGCACATATCGGCTGTATTTCTACACTGGACATCAAATTGATAGCATCTCGACGGAGCAGAGGCTGGATGTTTACAATCCTCCCAATTTGCATCCGGCGCCGCCTGCCGTCATGCCTGCGAGCGGGCGAACACGTATTGAATCTCATCCGCTGATAACAGAACTGCTTCCTCACACATGCTTTTTGTGTTGATGGTTTGTGATTCGTTGTCAGCTACACACAGAAAAATCACAGCTGTGAATAATGAAAAGGGGAATTTCATACCTTGTGATTCTTGATTCATTTTCAGGCCTTTTTGACTTTCAGCCAGAATTCCATTGAGGAGCTGTGTCATAATTTGTAGATTTTATTGTATAATATTTTCAAAAATCCATTgtcaataaacaaataaaagataataaaacatcttACAAGCAAAGCTAGTTCATAAATGAGTTCTACAGTGTGGCCAGAGTCTCTCTATTATCTGGCACCGGGTCCACAGCTGATCAAACCCTTCTGGACCTCGTCCTCTAGTAACTGCAAAATGCACACGTCACAAAACCACAGTTTTGCACATCACACTTTAAACTACTGCAGATTCAACGACCTGGCATTTAACAGTGGAGAAAAACTTCACAGGACAAACGGTGATCAGGCTCAACACCAGCGTCCGTCCCAACCACATGGTTTCCAGCAACACTGGAGATGAGCTTGGGCAACAACCACTAAGCAAAGTCATCAATCATTATCTTTCATctgcaaatgaatgaatggacaGAGAACAAACACTACCTGAGGATTTGCATTCAAACACATTTCTCTCTTCGTCATTTTTTATATAGGAGATTGATTCAAAAAGTCTGTTTAAAAAACCCCATCCATCACATTTTCTAACCTCTTCACCCGACTCTGAGTCTGAGAACATAATATAAGGGCTATAGAGTGCAGTATGGATTAAGGCCCCTGGGCAGAACACCAGAGAATCTGAGTTCACACCTGCTACGTTAAACCATGTAAAGTCCATCAAATGGTCGACAGCTCTTTCCCGCTGGTCCCTTATATGAAGATACAGATCTGCTTTGTTCCAGCATCGTCTTGCTTTACACAAAGGTTGCACAGCTGCAGAGTTTCTGCAGAGATGCTGGCTTAACGTTGGAAAAGTGCTTTTGTGGAGGTGTTACCCGTGAGAGAAGACGTCAAAGCACGACATAAACAGAGAATGCAGAGAGGCTCATTGTTAAGTTGTTCCCACGTGTCTAATTCGTCTACACTGAGCGTCTACTGAACATCTGGATGTGCTAATCTGTGTTAGTCAAACCCTCGGGTTAGTACTCGATCATGTCGGCCGTGTCTGTGACTATGGTGAATGTGAGAGAAACGGGACCGCGACCTTGCTCTCCCGCCTGACGCAGGCGTCGTCCCCGTAAAAAGGACAAAATATTGGACATCGACAAGAAAAGCCACACATCTTCCTAAAGTGTTCACATCTTcacattttggaaaaaaaacaaaaagaaatcgAAACTCAGAATCGGGGAAACCCAGAGACCGTCTCTCAGAACTCCCAGAGGGAGGAGGCGTCGACCGCCGTGCCGTCGCCCATCAGCGTGCCGCCCTGGTCGCCGCGCAGGTACTTGCCGTTGGAGCCCTTGATGGCGAAGCGTCCGTGTTCCAGGAACTCCAGGAAGAACTCCTCCGGCTTCTCTCCATCTGAAGACACCAGGCCGCTGCCGGAGACGTACCAGAACCTTCCACTCATGCCTGCGGAGGGATTGTATTTAGGTTTCATTGCATTCCAGACGCTTATTGGATTGAACAGGGGGGCCGCATTGATCGCGCGAGCACTGACTTTGTATGTTGTAGGCGCCGTCGTTGAAGATCAGCGAGAAAATGTCGTAGACGGATCGATTGGCGTCCAGCGCGTTGGAGCTCTTGTGGTGGCACACGAAGCCGTTCTCCCCGCGGAGGATCAGCATCGGGCGGTTGATGAGCTTCATCAGGAACAGCTCGTCGTCACCTGCGACGAAGGGGAGATTCCGTTGGGTTGTCTGGAGCGGACGGACCCGCCGCGATGCCTTGGCCCGAAGGCACCTACCCACTGAGTCGCTGACGGCCGACAGCTGCCCGTTCTTCTTGGTGCACACGTACTTCCCGTTGCTGGCCTTCAGCGCCACCCTGTGCTCCCGCCACTCGATGTCAAACATGGTGTTGGCCTCTCTGTTCAAGGGTTGGAGGAgcccaggtcagaggtcagaggtcaaaggtcacgcgcTGCACGGTAGCCACACCCGAGCTACGAGGGGTTACTCACACGTCTATGGCCGTGGACTGGATCTCCCCGTGGGTGACGAGGGTCCAGTAGGATCCGCCGTTGGTCCTGAACGTGGCCTTCTTCGTCTCCTTATCGATCTCCATCTGGAACGTCTCCATGTCCGTCTCAACGTCCTGATTGGCTGAGATGCTCACGCCTGGTAGGTGGGACGGAGGACAGGCTTCATGATGCAGCACAAAGGAGGGAACGCGTGGCTGCATCCTCTACAGTGATTCGGCCTTTGATTACACCTGCGACGGTTCCTTTGTCGCTCCAGAGCGCCTCCCACAACTACGCTGCGTGTCCTCATTCAGGCGACGAGGGCTCTTAGGTCACACTACAGCATCATGGACCAATAATGAACTCTTTATTTAGATAAATTACCAGCTTTTCCTCGCCACAAAAAGTGTTGTTATTGGAATTGATCTAACCTTGGAAGTCTTTTTTTTAGTGGTTGGCTATTTAATAATAACTCAATAGACTGCACCATAGACTGTCTAGCATTCATCCGTCCTCTTCGTCTGATTGGTCAGGGAGATATTTTTGGTTTTGCTTGAATCCATCCTTCCGTTAATGGTGGCGTGACTCGGGgtgggacaaacacacacacacacacacacacacacacacacacacacacacacacacacacacacacacacacacacacacacacacacacacacaactgaacAGCGTCGGTTGTAATTGCAACAGAGATGGCACAGAAATATCCCTTAACCTTTCTCTTAAGCTCGTTACAGGCCTAATCCCTGACAGTCACCCCTCCACCCTTCCCGTTCATTCGCCTGCTGTAATTCCCTGAGTGGTGAAATGCAAATCTGCACCGCGGGGCCCACTAAGCAGCTTTCAGGGCCTTGTTCCTTAATAGACGGcacaaaataatgaaaaaaatgataatGTTAAGTGTTAGTGGTCTTGAAATCTACATGAAATCTGATGCTGGATTTGTAGTTTCCTGACGTGAATATTCCTGATGTGAATGATGATGACGTCACATGATGAAGCTGTAGTTACTTGAACAGCCTTTTAAGCATGATTTGTTTTAATCATTAGGCCGAACGGAGGCGCTCGCACCGTAACGGCTGCACGCAGACCTGTAACTGATCCGTCTGCCGAGGCCCTGACAGGTCAGTTACCATGTCTGGCTGCCTGTAGATCAACATGACTGATGACTGGAAGGAGCGAGTGGCTGAAAGGCCCGCGGCCCATTGATGTTAATTGACACCCATGGGACACAGGTCTGCCCTGGAGGCGCTCGGGCGCTGCTTAATCTTCACTGGACACACAGTGAAAATGACAAAGCCCATTACGGCAATTAACTCCACGGCGGAGCCGCCGCGCGCCGCGCATGTGGACTCCGCGAAACCTGCCTCCGAACTCACAGCCCACGTTTGACAATAAACACCGCCGCTaacactgtgactgtgattACCTTGCTTGACCGAGACAAATCTTTTGTTGGCAGCCTGAAAAACCACCTGCGGGTGGCTCTCCTCCAGGTCGAACAGCTCGTCCTTCCCCGGCTTGGAGCACCGGCCGGAGCGCAGCGTCCCCGTGGGGCCCACCGGGGTCAGGTACTTCCCGTCGCAGTCCTTAAACGTCAGCTTGCCCGACTTCAGCTCCAGCGTGAAGCCGGTGCTGCCCGTGTTCTCCCGCACCAGCTTGCCGTCGTTGCTGAGGAAGCGGTTGTCGCAGGTCTTGAGGC
It encodes:
- the fscn2a gene encoding fascin-2a isoform X2 — protein: MPSNGVSRALKLQFGLINHESRYLTAEAFGFKVNASGTSMKKKQIWTLEQDEQDGQVVFLRSHLGRYLASDKDGKVTCAAEKPDPDCRFLIVAQSDGRWALQSESYLRYFGGSADHLSCFAQVIGEPELWAVHLALHPQASLLSVARKRYAHLSASDGEISVDSNIPWGVDSLVTLVYLDGKYSLKTCDNRFLSNDGKLVRENTGSTGFTLELKSGKLTFKDCDGKYLTPVGPTGTLRSGRCSKPGKDELFDLEESHPQVVFQAANKRFVSVKQGVSISANQDVETDMETFQMEIDKETKKATFRTNGGSYWTLVTHGEIQSTAIDVEANTMFDIEWREHRVALKASNGKYVCTKKNGQLSAVSDSVGDDELFLMKLINRPMLILRGENGFVCHHKSSNALDANRSVYDIFSLIFNDGAYNIQSMSGRFWYVSGSGLVSSDGEKPEEFFLEFLEHGRFAIKGSNGKYLRGDQGGTLMGDGTAVDASSLWEF
- the fscn2a gene encoding fascin-2a isoform X1, which gives rise to MPSNGVSRALKLQFGLINHESRYLTAEAFGFKVNASGTSMKKKQIWTLEQDEQDGQVVFLRSHLGRYLASDKDGKVTCAAEKPDPDCRFLIVAQSDGRWALQSESYLRYFGGSADHLSCFAQVIGEPELWAVHLALHPQASLLSVARKRYAHLSASDGEISVDSNIPWGVDSLVTLVYLDGKYSLKTCDNRFLSNDGKLVRENTGSTGFTLELKSGKLTFKDCDGKYLTPVGPTGTLRSGRCSKPGKDELFDLEESHPQVVFQAANKRFVSVKQGVSISANQDVETDMETFQMEIDKETKKATFRTNGGSYWTLVTHGEIQSTAIDVEANTMFDIEWREHRVALKASNGKYVCTKKNGQLSAVSDSVGRCLRAKASRRVRPLQTTQRNLPFVAGDDELFLMKLINRPMLILRGENGFVCHHKSSNALDANRSVYDIFSLIFNDGAYNIQSMSGRFWYVSGSGLVSSDGEKPEEFFLEFLEHGRFAIKGSNGKYLRGDQGGTLMGDGTAVDASSLWEF